A window of the Vibrio ostreae genome harbors these coding sequences:
- the ybgC gene encoding tol-pal system-associated acyl-CoA thioesterase — MQVFHWPITIYYEDTDAGGVVYHSNYLKFFERARTEMLRAIGVSQQVLLEQRVGFVVRHAEIDFKQGARLDDQLTVVTSIADLKKASLTFCQELVNPEGQLLCKAIVKVACIDNEKMKPKAMPQSIILELTHSDC, encoded by the coding sequence ATGCAAGTATTTCACTGGCCCATTACCATTTATTATGAAGATACCGACGCCGGCGGCGTGGTGTACCATTCCAATTACCTCAAATTTTTTGAACGTGCCCGAACCGAAATGCTGCGCGCCATCGGCGTGTCACAGCAGGTTTTGCTGGAACAAAGGGTAGGTTTTGTTGTCCGACATGCTGAGATCGACTTTAAGCAAGGCGCACGTCTTGACGATCAACTGACCGTCGTAACCTCAATTGCTGACTTAAAAAAGGCCTCTCTGACCTTCTGTCAAGAGCTGGTCAATCCTGAAGGGCAACTATTGTGTAAAGCAATAGTTAAGGTAGCATGTATCGACAATGAGAAGATGAAACCCAAGGCGATGCCTCAATCAATTATTTTGGAGTTAACCCATAGTGACTGCTGA
- the ybgE gene encoding cyd operon protein YbgE, with product MSNWSTQLANLHAPVDKTLIKVLSLVLGFYHVAMVMWDPAAYSSSIGGFNAFVAPLLIWAVCSSMVFGVGFKPRSWIWQLVFSPYISLPILLYLLGLRLS from the coding sequence GTGAGTAACTGGTCGACACAACTGGCCAATCTGCACGCCCCGGTGGACAAGACGTTAATTAAGGTTTTGTCCCTGGTACTGGGTTTCTATCACGTTGCTATGGTGATGTGGGATCCGGCGGCGTACAGCAGCAGTATTGGTGGTTTTAACGCTTTTGTCGCCCCGTTGCTGATATGGGCCGTGTGCTCCAGCATGGTGTTCGGTGTTGGCTTTAAACCGCGCAGCTGGATTTGGCAGTTAGTGTTCAGCCCTTACATTTCACTGCCGATTTTGCTGTATCTGCTGGGTTTACGTCTCAGCTGA
- the cydX gene encoding cytochrome bd-I oxidase subunit CydX: protein MWYFAWILGVLLACAFGIINALWLEHSEMMDKDSE from the coding sequence ATGTGGTATTTTGCGTGGATTCTGGGTGTATTGCTTGCCTGCGCGTTCGGCATCATCAACGCTCTTTGGTTAGAGCATTCAGAGATGATGGACAAAGACAGTGAGTAA
- the cydB gene encoding cytochrome d ubiquinol oxidase subunit II produces the protein MFDYEILRFIWWVLIGVLLVGFAITDGFDMGVGALLPVIGKNDNERRVMINSIAPHWDGNQVWLITAGGALFAAWPLVYATSFSGFYLAMIVTLAALWLRPIGLDYRSKLEDAKWRQVWDICISISGFVPPIIFGVAFGNLLQGVPFQLNEFSMPSYHGSFFGLLNPFALLCGLVSLAMILMQGATWLQMKTTDAVHVRARNVAQAMGLLTVILFVAAGFWVQGIEGYVITSVIDTAGPSNPLSKEVVREAGAWMHNFEQYPLLWAAPVLGVVMPLLAVIASRVEKGGLAFLASSLGNAGVIFTAGLAMFPFVMPSSLEPSHSLTMWDATSSEMTLNLMTGVAFVMVPIILGYTTWCYYKMFGRLDDKFIEENKNSLY, from the coding sequence ATGTTTGATTACGAAATCCTACGATTTATCTGGTGGGTGCTGATTGGTGTGTTACTGGTTGGCTTCGCCATTACCGATGGTTTTGACATGGGTGTCGGCGCACTGCTCCCTGTGATCGGTAAAAACGACAATGAACGCCGTGTGATGATCAACTCAATCGCACCGCACTGGGACGGCAACCAGGTATGGCTTATCACCGCCGGTGGTGCGCTGTTTGCTGCATGGCCGCTGGTATATGCGACGTCATTCTCAGGTTTTTACCTGGCGATGATCGTGACTCTGGCTGCGCTTTGGCTGCGCCCGATTGGTCTGGACTACCGTTCTAAACTGGAAGACGCTAAATGGCGTCAGGTGTGGGATATTTGTATCTCGATCAGTGGCTTTGTACCGCCAATCATTTTTGGTGTGGCCTTTGGTAACTTGCTGCAAGGCGTACCGTTCCAGCTCAATGAGTTCTCTATGCCGTCGTACCATGGTTCATTCTTTGGCTTGCTGAATCCGTTTGCACTGTTGTGTGGTCTGGTCAGCCTGGCGATGATCCTGATGCAGGGCGCGACCTGGCTACAGATGAAAACCACTGACGCCGTGCATGTCCGTGCCCGCAATGTGGCACAGGCGATGGGTCTGCTGACGGTGATTCTGTTTGTTGCGGCCGGTTTCTGGGTGCAGGGCATTGAAGGCTATGTGATCACCAGCGTGATCGATACGGCTGGCCCGTCGAATCCACTCAGCAAAGAAGTGGTGCGGGAAGCTGGTGCCTGGATGCATAACTTTGAGCAGTACCCACTGCTGTGGGCGGCTCCGGTGCTGGGCGTAGTGATGCCGCTGCTGGCCGTGATTGCTTCCCGAGTTGAGAAAGGCGGCCTTGCATTCCTGGCGTCCAGCCTGGGTAACGCTGGCGTGATCTTCACGGCCGGCCTGGCGATGTTCCCGTTTGTGATGCCTTCCAGCCTGGAGCCAAGCCATAGCCTGACCATGTGGGATGCGACTTCAAGTGAGATGACGCTGAACCTGATGACTGGTGTTGCGTTTGTCATGGTACCTATCATTTTGGGTTACACCACTTGGTGTTACTACAAGATGTTCGGTCGCCTGGATGACAAATTCATCGAAGAAAACAAAAACTCACTGTACTAA
- the cydA gene encoding cytochrome ubiquinol oxidase subunit I, which produces MIDVVDLSRLQFAMTAMYHFLFVPLTLGMAFLLAIMESLYVMTDKQIYKDMTKFWGKLFGINFALGVATGLTMEFQFGTNWSYYSHYVGDIFGAPLAIEALVAFFLESTFVGLFFFGWDRLSKRQHLAVTWLVALGSNFSALWILIANGWMQNPVGANFNFETMRMEMVSFAEVVFNPVAQVKFVHTVAAGYTTGAMFILGISAYYLLKGRDIAFARRSFAIAASFGMASVLSVIVLGDESGYEVGEVQKVKLAAIEAEWHTEPAPAAFTLFGLPNQEDMHTDYAIKIPYLMGIIATRSIDTPVTGLRDLREEHVDRIRNGMYAYELLEQLRAGNKTPENVAAFDEVKEDLGYGLLLKRYTDKVTDASEEQIQAAADDSIPTVWPLFWSFRIMVACGFIMLLVFGAAFVQTCRQKITQKSWVLKAALFSIPLPWIAIETGWFVAEFGRQPWAVGEILPVHVAASALSAAELWTSLIAIVALYTVFLIAEVYLMVKFARKGPSSLKTGRYHFEQAGNSVEDKVSRQVEA; this is translated from the coding sequence ATGATTGACGTAGTTGATCTGTCGCGATTGCAGTTCGCAATGACCGCGATGTATCACTTCTTGTTCGTTCCACTGACTCTTGGCATGGCGTTCCTGCTGGCCATCATGGAGTCTTTGTATGTAATGACCGATAAGCAAATCTATAAGGACATGACCAAGTTCTGGGGTAAGCTGTTCGGTATTAACTTTGCTCTGGGTGTGGCTACCGGCCTGACCATGGAGTTTCAGTTTGGTACCAACTGGTCATACTATTCTCACTATGTAGGCGACATCTTCGGTGCTCCTCTGGCGATCGAAGCTTTGGTTGCATTCTTCCTTGAATCGACATTTGTTGGTTTGTTCTTCTTTGGTTGGGATCGCCTGTCAAAACGCCAGCACTTAGCCGTGACCTGGCTGGTGGCTCTCGGCTCTAACTTCTCTGCGCTATGGATCCTTATCGCCAACGGCTGGATGCAAAACCCGGTGGGTGCGAACTTCAACTTTGAAACCATGCGTATGGAAATGGTCAGCTTTGCGGAAGTGGTGTTTAACCCGGTTGCCCAGGTTAAATTCGTTCACACCGTTGCAGCCGGCTACACAACAGGTGCTATGTTCATTTTAGGCATCAGCGCATACTACCTGTTGAAAGGCCGTGACATTGCCTTCGCCCGTCGTTCATTTGCTATTGCCGCGTCATTCGGTATGGCTTCAGTGCTGTCGGTTATCGTACTGGGTGATGAATCCGGATACGAAGTCGGTGAAGTTCAGAAAGTGAAACTGGCTGCGATTGAAGCCGAATGGCACACCGAGCCAGCTCCGGCGGCATTTACCCTGTTTGGTTTGCCGAATCAGGAAGATATGCACACTGATTATGCAATCAAAATTCCTTACCTGATGGGGATTATTGCCACACGCTCTATTGATACACCGGTGACGGGACTGCGTGACCTGCGTGAAGAGCACGTCGATCGTATTCGTAACGGTATGTACGCTTACGAACTACTTGAGCAACTGCGCGCTGGTAATAAAACACCAGAAAACGTCGCGGCATTCGATGAAGTGAAAGAAGATCTGGGCTACGGTCTGCTGCTGAAACGTTACACCGACAAGGTGACCGATGCTTCAGAAGAGCAAATTCAGGCTGCTGCTGACGACTCGATTCCTACAGTATGGCCGCTATTCTGGTCATTCCGTATCATGGTTGCCTGTGGCTTTATTATGCTGTTGGTGTTTGGCGCTGCGTTCGTACAGACCTGTCGTCAGAAGATCACACAGAAGAGCTGGGTCCTCAAAGCGGCGCTATTCAGTATTCCACTACCATGGATCGCAATCGAGACGGGTTGGTTTGTGGCTGAGTTTGGTCGCCAGCCTTGGGCGGTGGGTGAAATTTTGCCGGTTCATGTTGCTGCTTCTGCATTAAGTGCGGCAGAGCTGTGGACATCACTGATTGCGATTGTGGCACTGTACACTGTGTTCCTGATTGCAGAAGTGTACCTGATGGTGAAATTTGCGCGTAAAGGTCCAAGCAGCCTGAAAACAGGTCGCTACCACTTCGAGCAGGCTGGTAACAGTGTCGAAGACAAAGTTAGCCGTCAAGTCGAAGCGTAA
- the ruvB gene encoding Holliday junction branch migration DNA helicase RuvB: MIEADRLIAPSNPSFKDEEVIDRAIRPKKLADYRGQDHVRDQMDIFIQAAQRRSEALDHLLIFGPPGLGKTTLANIVANEMEVNIRTTSGPVLEKAGDLAALLTNLEENDVLFIDEIHRLSPMVEEVLYPAMEDYQLDIMIGEGPAARSIKIDLPPFTLIGATTRAGSLTSPLRDRFGIVQRLEYYKIEDLQHIVQRSADCLGLSMDAEGALEVARRARGTPRIANRLLRRVRDYAEVKSDGHISADIADKALNMLDVDHQGFDYMDRKLLLAIMEKFSGGPVGLDNLAAAIGEEKDTIEDVLEPFLIQQGYLQRTPRGRIATDRAYLHFGLEK; encoded by the coding sequence ATGATTGAAGCCGATCGCCTAATTGCTCCGAGCAACCCTTCATTTAAAGATGAAGAAGTTATCGACCGCGCGATTCGCCCTAAGAAACTGGCTGACTACCGAGGTCAGGATCACGTGCGTGATCAGATGGATATTTTTATCCAGGCTGCGCAGCGTCGTAGTGAAGCGCTCGACCATTTGCTGATATTTGGTCCTCCCGGACTGGGGAAGACCACGCTGGCCAACATTGTCGCCAACGAGATGGAAGTCAATATTCGCACCACATCCGGTCCGGTGCTGGAAAAGGCCGGTGATCTGGCAGCGCTGCTGACCAACCTGGAAGAGAACGATGTGCTGTTCATCGACGAGATTCATCGTCTTAGCCCGATGGTGGAAGAAGTGTTGTATCCGGCGATGGAAGACTATCAACTGGATATTATGATCGGTGAGGGACCCGCGGCACGTTCGATTAAAATTGATTTGCCGCCGTTTACCTTGATCGGCGCCACCACGCGAGCCGGTTCGCTGACCTCACCGCTGCGTGACCGCTTTGGTATTGTCCAGCGCCTTGAGTACTACAAGATCGAAGATTTGCAGCACATTGTGCAGCGCAGTGCCGATTGCCTGGGTTTATCCATGGACGCCGAAGGCGCGCTTGAGGTAGCACGCCGTGCGCGTGGTACGCCGCGAATTGCTAACCGTTTGCTGCGCCGGGTGCGAGATTACGCGGAAGTGAAAAGTGATGGTCACATTAGTGCCGACATCGCCGATAAAGCGTTGAATATGCTGGATGTAGACCATCAGGGCTTTGACTATATGGACCGTAAACTGCTTTTGGCGATCATGGAAAAGTTCAGCGGTGGACCGGTCGGGCTGGATAACCTGGCAGCGGCCATCGGTGAAGAAAAAGATACCATTGAAGATGTGTTGGAGCCGTTTTTGATCCAGCAGGGTTATCTGCAGCGTACGCCGCGCGGACGGATTGCGACAGACCGGGCTTACCTGCATTTCGGCTTGGAAAAATAA
- the ruvA gene encoding Holliday junction branch migration protein RuvA, with amino-acid sequence MIGRLRGTLIEKQPPQVLIDVGGIGYEVQMPMSCFYELDNVGTEVVIYTHFVVREDAQLLYGFNTVNERALFREVIKANGVGPKMGLAILSGMTASQFVACVEREDISTLVKLPGVGKKTAERLVVEMKDRLKGWGAGDLFTPATDAAPLDSVSGIADQSAEEEAVSALLALGYKPAQASKAVSQVAKPEMSSEQLIREALKSMV; translated from the coding sequence GTGATTGGACGTCTTCGTGGCACCCTGATAGAAAAACAACCTCCTCAAGTATTGATTGATGTCGGTGGCATCGGTTATGAAGTTCAAATGCCAATGAGCTGCTTTTACGAGCTCGACAATGTTGGAACCGAGGTCGTGATTTATACCCATTTTGTCGTTCGGGAAGATGCACAACTTCTGTATGGATTCAATACTGTCAATGAACGAGCACTGTTTCGTGAAGTGATAAAAGCGAATGGCGTCGGCCCGAAAATGGGGCTGGCGATCCTGTCTGGCATGACAGCCAGTCAGTTTGTCGCCTGTGTTGAACGGGAAGATATTTCAACCTTGGTCAAACTGCCTGGCGTAGGTAAAAAGACCGCCGAACGTTTGGTGGTCGAAATGAAAGATCGCCTTAAAGGATGGGGCGCGGGTGACCTGTTTACTCCGGCAACCGATGCCGCACCGTTAGATTCTGTGTCTGGTATTGCAGACCAGAGCGCCGAGGAAGAAGCGGTGAGCGCGCTGCTGGCGTTGGGTTACAAACCGGCACAAGCCTCGAAGGCGGTCTCTCAGGTAGCGAAACCAGAGATGAGCAGTGAACAGCTGATCAGAGAAGCACTAAAATCTATGGTGTAG
- the ruvC gene encoding crossover junction endodeoxyribonuclease RuvC yields the protein MSIILGIDPGSRITGYGVIRQQGRHLHYLGSGCIRMSEKELPLRLKQIYAGVSEIITQFQPDVFAIEQVFMAKNADSALKLGQARGSAIVAAVNAELPVFEYAARLIKQAVVGTGGADKAQVQHMVQQMLKLPAKPQADAADALGVAICHANTNKTLVALAGHATSARRGRYR from the coding sequence ATGTCGATTATTCTGGGCATTGACCCGGGTTCACGCATCACGGGTTACGGTGTGATTCGTCAGCAAGGACGGCATCTGCACTATCTCGGCAGTGGTTGTATTCGAATGTCGGAAAAAGAGCTGCCGCTGCGTCTCAAGCAGATTTATGCTGGCGTAAGCGAGATCATCACTCAGTTTCAGCCGGATGTATTTGCCATTGAACAGGTGTTTATGGCCAAGAACGCCGATTCAGCGCTCAAACTCGGCCAGGCGCGCGGCAGTGCGATTGTGGCTGCCGTGAATGCCGAATTGCCGGTGTTTGAATACGCAGCCCGTCTGATTAAACAGGCGGTGGTGGGAACTGGTGGCGCCGACAAAGCGCAGGTCCAGCACATGGTGCAGCAGATGCTCAAGTTGCCGGCTAAGCCGCAGGCCGATGCCGCGGATGCGCTTGGGGTGGCAATTTGTCATGCCAACACCAATAAAACCCTGGTGGCACTGGCCGGACATGCGACCAGTGCCCGACGCGGCCGATACCGTTAA
- a CDS encoding YebC/PmpR family DNA-binding transcriptional regulator — translation MAGHSKWANIRHRKAAQDAKRGKIFTKLIREIVVSAKEGGAEVENNPRLRAAIDKALSNNMTRDTINRAVARGAGGEGDEGMETVIYEGYGPGGTAVMVECLTDNRNRTVSGVRHAFSKAGGNLGTDGSVNYLFNKKGVISYQPGLEEDEVMEVALESGAEDIDTAADGAIDVYTTPDEFGAVKDALDEAGFAADNAEVALVPATKSELDENTAPKLLRLIDALEDLDDVQEVYHNGDISDEIAATLSL, via the coding sequence ATGGCAGGTCACAGTAAGTGGGCAAACATCCGACATCGCAAAGCGGCGCAAGACGCCAAACGCGGTAAAATTTTCACTAAGCTGATCCGCGAAATTGTGGTATCAGCCAAAGAGGGCGGTGCAGAGGTCGAAAATAACCCGCGCTTGCGTGCAGCGATAGACAAAGCGCTCTCCAACAACATGACCCGTGACACTATCAACCGAGCGGTCGCGCGTGGCGCTGGCGGTGAAGGTGATGAAGGAATGGAAACCGTCATTTATGAAGGTTATGGTCCGGGCGGCACGGCGGTAATGGTCGAATGTCTGACCGACAACCGCAACCGCACCGTGTCTGGTGTTCGGCATGCTTTTTCTAAAGCGGGCGGAAACCTGGGGACTGACGGGAGCGTCAATTACCTGTTCAACAAGAAAGGCGTCATCTCTTATCAACCGGGTCTGGAAGAAGATGAGGTGATGGAAGTGGCGCTGGAGAGCGGTGCAGAAGACATCGACACCGCAGCAGACGGTGCGATTGATGTGTATACCACACCGGACGAGTTTGGCGCGGTGAAAGACGCACTGGATGAGGCCGGTTTTGCCGCCGACAATGCTGAAGTGGCCCTGGTTCCTGCAACCAAATCTGAACTCGATGAGAACACAGCCCCTAAATTGCTGCGCCTTATTGATGCGCTGGAAGATCTCGATGACGTGCAGGAAGTCTATCATAACGGTGATATCTCTGATGAGATTGCCGCAACGCTATCGCTTTAG
- the cysS gene encoding cysteine--tRNA ligase, translating to MLKIYNTLTRQKEEFKPITAGKVGMYVCGVTIYDLCHIGHGRTFVSFDVVSRYLRYLGYDLTFVRNITDIDDKIIKRAAENQESCDSLTERLIEEMYADFDALNIKRPDVEPRATAYIEEIIALVERLIERGFAYVADNGDVMFEVNKFDQYGKLSKQDLDQLQAGARVDIETAKRSPLDFVLWKMSKPGEPTWESPWGPGRPGWHIECSAMNSSILGNHFDIHGGGSDLQFPHHENEIAQSCCAHGTQYVNTWMHSGMVMVDREKMSKSLGNFFTIRDVLKHYDAETVRYFLMSGHYRSQLNYSEENLNQSRASLERLYTALRGLDMTVAAAGGEEYLSRFTSAMNDDFNTPEAYSVLFDMAREVNRLKTEDMDKASALGALMRELADVIGILYQDPEAFLQGDAGSDDEVAEIEALIKLRNDSRAAKDWANADMARDKLNELGIVLEDGPDGTTWRRK from the coding sequence ATGTTGAAGATTTATAACACACTCACGAGACAGAAAGAGGAATTCAAACCCATCACTGCCGGTAAAGTTGGCATGTACGTGTGTGGAGTCACAATATACGATCTCTGTCATATCGGGCACGGCCGTACCTTCGTCTCATTCGACGTGGTGTCCCGTTACCTGCGTTACCTGGGTTACGACCTGACCTTCGTGCGTAACATTACCGACATCGACGACAAAATCATCAAGCGTGCGGCGGAAAATCAGGAATCCTGTGATTCGCTCACAGAGCGCCTGATCGAGGAAATGTACGCAGACTTTGATGCACTGAACATCAAACGCCCGGATGTTGAGCCGCGCGCAACGGCTTACATCGAAGAGATCATTGCTCTGGTTGAACGTTTGATTGAACGTGGTTTCGCTTATGTTGCCGACAACGGCGACGTGATGTTTGAAGTCAACAAGTTTGATCAGTACGGTAAACTGTCAAAACAGGATCTGGATCAGCTGCAAGCCGGTGCCCGTGTTGACATCGAAACCGCGAAGCGCAGCCCGCTGGATTTCGTACTGTGGAAAATGTCCAAACCGGGTGAGCCAACCTGGGAATCGCCTTGGGGCCCGGGTCGTCCGGGATGGCATATCGAATGTTCAGCGATGAACTCGTCGATTCTGGGTAATCACTTTGATATCCACGGCGGCGGTTCTGATCTGCAGTTCCCGCACCATGAGAACGAAATCGCCCAGTCTTGCTGCGCGCACGGCACTCAGTATGTTAATACCTGGATGCACAGCGGCATGGTAATGGTGGACCGTGAGAAGATGTCTAAATCACTGGGCAACTTCTTCACCATCCGTGATGTTCTGAAACATTACGATGCTGAAACGGTACGTTACTTCCTGATGTCCGGTCACTACCGCAGTCAGCTTAACTACAGTGAAGAGAACCTCAATCAGTCTCGTGCTTCACTGGAACGCCTGTACACAGCGCTGCGTGGTCTGGACATGACGGTTGCGGCGGCCGGTGGTGAGGAATACCTCAGCCGCTTTACCAGCGCTATGAACGATGATTTCAATACTCCGGAAGCGTACTCAGTGCTGTTTGATATGGCGCGTGAAGTTAACCGCCTTAAAACCGAAGATATGGATAAAGCCAGCGCTCTGGGTGCACTGATGCGTGAACTGGCTGATGTTATCGGCATTCTGTATCAGGATCCTGAAGCCTTCCTGCAGGGTGATGCAGGCAGTGATGATGAAGTGGCTGAAATTGAAGCTCTGATCAAGTTGCGTAACGATTCGCGCGCTGCCAAAGATTGGGCGAACGCGGATATGGCACGAGATAAACTCAACGAGCTGGGCATCGTCCTTGAAGATGGTCCGGACGGTACGACCTGGCGTCGTAAGTAA
- a CDS encoding peptidylprolyl isomerase — translation MITLHTNFGDIKIQLNEEKAPETSANFLQYCRDGFYDNTLFHRVIDGFMVQGGGMTSGLREKPTRAPIRNEANNGLSNKVGTLAMARTMEPHSASSQFFINVNNNTFLDFRSESLDGWGYCVFGEVVEGMDVVNQIKGVSTGSYGMHQDVPLDEVVITGTTIEE, via the coding sequence ATGATCACCCTTCACACAAACTTTGGTGACATTAAAATTCAACTGAACGAGGAAAAAGCGCCGGAAACCAGCGCAAACTTTCTGCAATACTGCCGTGACGGTTTCTACGACAACACTCTGTTCCACCGTGTTATCGATGGCTTTATGGTTCAGGGCGGCGGCATGACGTCTGGTCTGCGTGAAAAGCCAACTCGTGCACCGATTCGCAACGAAGCGAATAACGGCCTGAGCAACAAAGTTGGTACGCTGGCAATGGCGCGTACCATGGAACCGCACTCTGCAAGTTCTCAGTTCTTCATCAACGTAAACAACAACACTTTCCTGGATTTCCGCTCAGAAAGCCTGGATGGCTGGGGTTACTGTGTATTTGGTGAAGTGGTTGAAGGCATGGACGTGGTTAACCAAATCAAAGGTGTAAGCACCGGTTCTTACGGCATGCACCAGGACGTACCACTGGATGAAGTGGTCATTACTGGCACCACCATCGAAGAATAA
- the lpxH gene encoding UDP-2,3-diacylglucosamine diphosphatase: protein MHTLFISDLHLTPHRPDITGCFFQFMRNEAVNADALYVLGDLFDFWIGDDDPTDFANQIRQEFKRLTQHGVPCYFIHGNRDFLVGRRFARQTGVTLLDEEATIDLYGTKAVILHGDTLCTHDVRYLAFREKVHQPWLQWLFNRLPYWVKKRIVAKIQTDIRSDKSQKAMEIMDVTPDEVIRVMERHQVNLMIHGHTHRPAIHQLSDDPQKTRIVLGDWYTQGSVLVYSDSGYSLGNRLFTQQSSL, encoded by the coding sequence ATGCATACTTTATTTATTTCAGATCTCCACCTGACCCCCCATCGCCCGGACATTACCGGTTGTTTCTTTCAGTTTATGCGTAACGAAGCCGTCAATGCCGATGCGCTTTACGTGCTGGGAGACCTGTTTGATTTTTGGATTGGTGATGATGACCCGACCGACTTTGCCAACCAAATCAGGCAGGAATTCAAACGTCTGACTCAACATGGCGTACCCTGTTATTTTATCCACGGTAATCGTGATTTTCTGGTCGGCCGTCGCTTCGCCAGACAAACAGGCGTCACCTTACTTGACGAAGAAGCCACCATCGATCTTTATGGTACCAAAGCCGTTATTCTGCATGGCGACACGTTATGTACTCACGATGTGCGCTATTTGGCATTTCGGGAAAAAGTCCATCAGCCCTGGCTACAGTGGCTGTTTAACCGCTTACCTTATTGGGTTAAAAAGCGTATTGTGGCGAAAATTCAGACAGACATCCGCAGTGATAAAAGTCAGAAAGCGATGGAGATTATGGATGTGACTCCAGACGAGGTTATCCGCGTGATGGAGCGCCATCAGGTAAACCTGATGATTCATGGTCATACTCACCGTCCGGCCATTCATCAGTTAAGTGATGACCCGCAAAAAACCAGGATCGTTTTAGGCGACTGGTACACACAGGGCTCAGTATTGGTCTATTCTGACAGTGGTTATTCACTGGGAAATCGGTTATTCACTCAGCAATCGTCGCTCTAA